A genomic window from Cydia amplana chromosome 3, ilCydAmpl1.1, whole genome shotgun sequence includes:
- the LOC134662925 gene encoding uncharacterized protein LOC134662925 — MASTEQQLRKILHDIANKESYIQYKIDIKPITSAGANYTADLYIATISEPLNPDIHVFAKIANLNEDVRKNNEFLSRVYNIEAWFYSEMAVNFGRLYNKHQVSVEDRLIISKYYGHDLILYQEILVLENLEIRGFETFDRMKTFDWEYAAVAVTQMAKFHALGLSYREEYPEEFENAYSNLIIDFSKNQQEMDTFTQQAIENACEGLNDDYKQRLKNFFSSKETVTNMTTQMMEDKTMLIHGDFRPSNLMYRRRNGRLEMVLLDYQTIRMGNPVIDLIYFIFSGSDGEFRRLHYQRLLDHYFTELTVALRHLNIDVNNVYPRKTFDTNLIEVRPLGLMFGLMMTGMVTVAPKDAPKINGDLSSMHVKPNQLAQERISGIVKDFIQWGVL, encoded by the exons ATGGCAAGTACGGAGCAACAACTAAGAAAAATTCTTCATGATATCGCAAATAAAGAAAGTTATATCCAATACAAAATCGATATTAAACCAATAACATCTGCAGGAGCGAACTACACAGCAGATTTGTATATAGCGACAATTTCAGAACCGCTGAACCCAGATATTCATGTTTTTGCCAAGATTGCAAATCTCAATGAAGATGTAAggaaaaataatgaatttctgTCCAGAGTGTATAATATAGAAGCATGGTTCTACTCTGAAATGGCTGTCAACTTTGGTAGGCTATATAACAAACATCAAGTTTCAGTTGAAGATAGGCTGATTATATCTAAATATTACGGACATGATTTGATCCTTTACCAGGAAATACTTGTTTTGGAAAACCTTGAAATAAGAGGTTTCGAAACTTTTGATAGAATGAAGACTTTTGATTGGGAATATGCAGCTGTCGCCGTGACTCAGATGGCTAAATTTCACGCACTAGGATTGTCGTACCGCGAAGAGTATCCTGAGGAATTCGAAAATGCGTACAGTAATCTTATTATAGATTTCTCCAAGAACCAACAAGAAATGGACACATTTACACAACAGGCAATAGAAAACGCTTGTGAGGGTTTAAATGACGATTATAAGCAACGattgaaaaactttttttcttcaaaggaAACCGTCACAAATATGACAACACAGATGATGGAAGATAAGACAATGCTAATTCATGGAGACTTTAGGCCAAGTAATTTAATGTACAGACGTCGA AACGGGCGATTGGAAATGGTACTCCTAGACTACCAAACCATTAGGATGGGAAACCCAGTGATAGACCTGATTTATTTCATCTTCTCTGGGTCTGACGGGGAGTTCCGGCGCCTGCACTACCAGCGTCTTTTGGACCACTACTTTACGGAGCTGACTGTTGCGCTGCGACACCTCAACATTGACGTGAACAATGTTTACCCCAGGAAGACTTTTGACACTAATCTTATTGAA GTGAGGCCTCTGGGACTAATGTTTGGTCTGATGATGACGGGTATGGTAACAGTGGCACCAAAGGACGCGCCGAAGATAAACGGAGATTTATCCAGCATGCACGTCAAGCCCAACCAACTGGCGCAGGAGAGAATCAGCGGGATAGTAAAAGATTTTATACAATggggtgttttataa